AAGACactgttttaaatttgaaacacaaaatataaaaaaataaaaacgaaaaataaaaaaaaattatttcatgAATCAACACCcttattttaataacaataatatcAAGTACCCCATGTCTCAACAATACCAACACCCAATACTCAGATCTACAGATAGATTATTACCAGTAGCCAACATTGgtaaaataatgaaaagaCCCATACCAAAAGAAGCGAAAGTCGCCAAAGAAGCAAAAGAACTTATGCAAAGATCAGCAAGCGAATTCATTGCTATAATCACATGTAGAGCTAGGGAAATCTGCGAAGCAGAATCAAGAAAAACAGTGACAGGAGAAGATTTAATTAGAGCAATGGAAGATTTAGACATGCCTTTGTACGCAGAATTgggaagaaaatattttttacagtataaaaatttgatgcaaatagataaaaaacagaaaattcaaaaaaacagTTTTGAGTTTTTGGAGTTTCAATGAGTTTActtatgaaataaaaaccattattttttaactttttcatttttttttgatactttgtttgttttttatttatgcaaaaaaaatataaattgaaaaaaaaatgcattaATATGAATGAatctaaatttgtaaaaaaatcaaaagtTGTTGATGACGagaaagaaaaatcaaataaaataaagttgCAGGAAGAAGAATCGAAGGAGCAagacataaaaaaagataaccTGAAGAAAATTATCGACAAGAAACAATATTCAAAGAAagtaaattcaaaaaatgtaggcgaacaaaaaaatttttcaaaaaaagatcCCAAAGAAACAGAGGAAGTTTCAAATATAACAGAAGACtcaaaaataatcaaagaacaaaaaatatcagaAAACTCAAAAAACACACTAGAcccaaaaatattagaagtCACAGATGCCTCAAATAATGgcaatataatttcttgtattttaaattcaaatatgGATTTGATTAACAATACCTTACAAGATATAATTTACAAAGATTTCATTTGCAAATTTTTCACCTTGGAATTAAGTATCAATTATTTTGATCTCTGCGAAGAATTCCCTTTAGATatgaatattattataagaaGCACTGATTTCAATGTTGAGCTTTTAAAGCATATCGAGTTTTacattgaaaattttttcaagaatttacaatatgaaaatatcaAAGCTCTAAGAAACAGACAATTATTTAAGATCCATTTACGACACATATGCCCACTagttaatttaaaaaggagTATTAAAGAAGTATATAAATTGACAAATAATCAAGATGTAAATGATTTTAGTAGCTATAATTTCTTGATTTTATCAGGGGAAATTCATAGAATCAAGGAGACCAGAGTTCTCAGatcttgttttttagagTGCGAGAATATTCTATGCCAAGATAAATGTTACATTCTCAAACTTGAAGatgtaaattatttagCACACGAGTCTAAAAAGACTTTCATTCATATAGTCGAGGACAAATACAAGACCTGTTTGAATTGTAAAAGTCTTCTTGTtgagaatataaaatttaggACATATTCTACTAAATATGAGCATATTCTAAATGATGATTcatatcaaatatatattaagaGTCATAAAGATCTAATAAGCAAAGGCTTTTATGTCGGCTTCCTACAGCGTAGAAATAATGGGAAATTACAATTTAATGTAAACCAGTCCTATGAACagaatattgaaaatataaaatataaacttagAAATACAGTGACCAGAGATTTACAGACacatttattaattgtctctagttttatattcaaatcTATAAAATCCCACTGTGATATTCAAGATTGTATCCTGATGATAATCCTCAATATATTTAGCTTTAATAATATCAGAATGTTAATATTCACCACAGATTCCTGCTATGTAAGAAGTTGCACtgtaaacttttttaagaTCAAAGATCTACAAgtgaatatattttatgatatgAAATCTTTTAGAGATGTAAAAGGATTGTGTATAAGAAATTACGGAGATACGAAGATACAATCAGTAGACATGATTTTTCATCTACCaataaatcatttattGGATTATTCATATGAGAAATCtcttttagattttaagataaacaaaaagaCAGTAAATTTGAATGAAAATGATCAGAGGAATATTcaagatttatttataaaattcagAAAGGAGTATAAAAGGATTATTGAGCCAGAGAGATTATTGAATACACTGACttctatttatatttctataCTTGAATATACAGAAGATTCATATTTGATTAATGACTTCATTCTACAACATTTTGtagataaattattataaaatattgtgaATATTAAGGAGTCTTATCAAGCAGATATAAACTAGATCTAGAATAGAATCTTCTTTATACatagaaaataatcaaaaatatgaatatttgataattcTACGTCGCTTAATATAATACTTTACCtataaaacataaagaGAGAACATCTTTTTAAGGTTACTAGATATTCCTACGTCgcttaatataattaactTTACCCGAAAAACATAAagacaaattaaaaacaaaaatataaggaAATTTAACGTCTTGATATGATTGAACTTTACctgaaaattttagagACCACATTAAATGTAGAACTtcttaaattcaaaatcacacaaaaaagataagAGCCcattaaacaataaatagaaaatcAATAACTAGTACTTTGTGTGTGTATTTTATAACACATTTAATACACAGAATTTTACTGCATAAGTGTATTTAGTTCTTGCCCAgttgttttaatattttgatcTTTTTCTTCACTCCTCCTCTCTTGGTCTTCTTCTGGATTTGTAGAGACTTTCTCTGCActggttttttatttaatccTTCTTCTATCGACTTATagaaatctaaaaattgcTCGCTTTTACAAATATCCATTTTTAATGCCAAGACAAGTTTGTTTAagatgatttttattattttatttttactttcttGATATTTAAGAACTAGAGGATGATACTCCAACAAATTTACATTTGTAgttatatttacaaaattgtATATTTCATTTCTTTCAGAATGTATTTCAGTACTATATTCTTCTATTGCTGTGTCAAGTGTATCTTTTTCTGATAATTTCgtattttctaatattgaatttaaaaaaaataccttTTTTATCTCGTTGGTgctttttttcaaaagttCTTTTTCTGGATGTAAGAAAATGTAGAAGATCAAAGTCGAGTTAAGCAGAGCTGCagtgtttttatattttatttgtagtTCTTCTATTATTTCTGTGTACATAATATTAAGATGATGCTTATAATCATCTTTGctgttgttttttatgtctTCTTGGTTGATATATCTTGTAAATAATTGTTTATActtattgtatttttgaTCTAAAGATTTCATCTTGGGgtataaatgtaaaaatttattaaaactaGCACGTGTAGTGTAGTGGTTATCACGCGTCCTTCACACGGACGAGGTCCCGAGTTCGAACCTCGGCAGGtgcaaatttttattataaatttaggatatgatttattttgtagAGTTAGCTGATTATCATAATATTACTCTTAATTTgctacaatatttttttaagaattcATTTCTCAAAAAGCAAGAATTCAAAAGTCTAATGtgattaatttttaaattgaaaatacttttataaCATAAGAAATTCAAAAGTAAGTGTAGAATTGcgataaaatacaaataaagaattttataatgatttcaaataaataatatggCTAATTTTCACTTTATCCCCCCTtaccaatataaatacagaattttttatttttagccCTGTTTTTCGAAATTCGATGCGTCCAGAGCGGAAAGGAacatagaaaaatttacataagtaaaaaaatggtCTTAGAAATATCTAATTTGATCATAGTTTaggaaaaatatattatttaaaccaatttaataatgttttctaataaacTATGAGTTAAATAGAAgtctaaatttgtaaaaat
The DNA window shown above is from Vairimorpha necatrix chromosome 7, complete sequence and carries:
- a CDS encoding CBFD-nfyb-HMF domain-containing protein — protein: MSQQYQHPILRSTDRLLPVANIGKIMKRPIPKEAKVAKEAKELMQRSASEFIAIITCRAREICEAESRKTVTGEDLIRAMEDLDMPLYAELGRKYFLQYKNLMQIDKKQKIQKNSFEFLEFQ